A single genomic interval of Spirosoma linguale DSM 74 harbors:
- a CDS encoding conserved hypothetical protein (KEGG: mxa:MXAN_0238 hypothetical protein): MTMNQTYLSAFQIGIVAGMRAMSAPAFVSHKLSHETHNPLSDSTFSFLTSSKTATTLALLAGGELIGDKVPNAPDRISAAQLPVRLISGAASGAALAEADGQPVAYGAILGVVGAAVGSFAFFHLRHWLTHEKDLPDPVVALAEDALTIGLGLLTINENKSFRTAL; this comes from the coding sequence GCCGGTATGCGGGCTATGTCGGCACCCGCTTTTGTGAGCCATAAACTGTCTCACGAAACTCACAATCCCTTGTCAGACTCAACGTTCAGTTTTCTGACCTCTTCCAAAACCGCAACAACGCTGGCCTTACTGGCGGGTGGAGAGCTGATTGGCGACAAAGTTCCGAACGCGCCCGACCGTATTTCGGCGGCTCAGCTGCCTGTTCGGTTAATTTCCGGGGCTGCGTCGGGTGCGGCTCTGGCCGAGGCCGACGGACAACCGGTAGCGTATGGCGCTATTTTAGGCGTTGTGGGCGCGGCTGTTGGTTCGTTTGCCTTTTTTCATCTGCGCCACTGGCTGACGCACGAAAAAGACCTGCCCGATCCCGTCGTTGCGCTGGCCGAAGATGCCCTGACCATCGGGTTGGGGTTACTGACGATTAACGAAAACAAGTCGTTTCGTACGGCATTGTAA